One part of the Prochlorococcus marinus str. MIT 9313 genome encodes these proteins:
- a CDS encoding cation:dicarboxylate symporter family transporter, protein MVAGLRWLLWPLSRFLRQSLSMQILEGLLAGVIAGLMLPVALVSLLAPIGEGFLRLFQMPVVPFLSISLVAGVGRLELAQASRLLGRAAIVLMGFWVVVLGAVLLIPLGFPDWREASFFRPSLLEAAKPMNLIELFIPVNPFAAFADTQIPAVVLFSIALGIALISVPKRQGLIEVLDRVQSALLKISAYIARYTPLGVFAILASTTSQVSPSELPRLAIYIVLQGGIAVVLTFLFLPYLVQAVIPIKAGELIKSFRTPLLIAFSTANLLVVLPLLINQGKQLLIEGMARQRSLGLEDRESRKKLAQSIELPVEVLTPLALVFPDMGRVLSLAFVPFAGWLTGNPLTVEQMPSFLITGLASTFLEGVLAMTFLLSKMGLPTDMVNLYIALDQLAVARLGTLLACMSVISLVLVGTWISLEGFRYRLSKLLPVAISMLIIPIFISVNRFILNQIPQPSNPYRSQLETQGFVLAKEKAELIKEPKPLEGAGIWPSMQARGAIRYCIHKQDYPMAYRNAKQELVGADVETGLLFAEDMGMKASFIQIDHLGNQNKVRPNGLEALKNELCDLKLSSDIIVPQESAEVLYTSTNQSYGIGLLLKGSRFSSKYRWKEIKAIKGFRVGLEAHSPYSINWVQRLLPHAILNTSKVTAELLKELKNDNLDAVIISAQKGAAWNVLEPSLTLLVPKPTKSLPTARQVPEDAIELSRVWNHWLKLQGFDGTKNKVYQHWVEGIADEGK, encoded by the coding sequence ATGGTTGCCGGACTGCGATGGCTTCTCTGGCCACTGAGCCGCTTTCTGCGTCAGAGCCTATCGATGCAGATCCTTGAAGGTTTGCTGGCAGGGGTCATTGCTGGGTTGATGCTTCCCGTAGCCCTGGTGAGCCTGCTTGCACCAATAGGGGAAGGCTTCCTTCGCCTGTTCCAGATGCCAGTTGTGCCGTTTTTGAGCATTTCGCTCGTGGCTGGAGTGGGACGCCTTGAACTTGCTCAAGCAAGTCGGCTACTCGGCCGAGCAGCGATTGTGCTGATGGGGTTCTGGGTGGTCGTGCTCGGGGCAGTGCTTTTGATTCCCCTTGGCTTTCCAGATTGGCGGGAAGCATCGTTCTTCCGGCCAAGCCTCTTAGAGGCTGCTAAGCCGATGAACCTCATCGAACTGTTTATTCCAGTCAATCCATTCGCAGCATTTGCAGACACACAAATTCCAGCAGTGGTGCTGTTTTCCATTGCGCTCGGCATCGCTCTGATTTCAGTTCCAAAAAGGCAGGGCTTGATCGAGGTGTTGGATCGGGTTCAATCAGCGCTGTTGAAGATCTCTGCATACATCGCAAGGTATACACCACTTGGAGTGTTTGCGATCCTCGCAAGCACGACGTCTCAAGTTTCACCATCAGAGCTCCCTCGACTCGCCATCTACATTGTTTTGCAGGGCGGAATTGCAGTTGTCCTTACATTTCTCTTCCTTCCCTACCTCGTTCAAGCAGTCATCCCTATCAAGGCCGGGGAACTGATCAAGTCTTTCCGTACACCGCTTTTGATTGCGTTCTCAACAGCAAATTTACTGGTGGTCCTTCCATTACTAATCAATCAAGGCAAACAGCTCTTGATTGAGGGAATGGCAAGGCAACGTTCCCTTGGCTTAGAAGATCGTGAAAGCCGTAAAAAGTTAGCTCAGTCGATCGAATTACCGGTTGAGGTGCTGACTCCTCTTGCGCTGGTCTTCCCTGATATGGGCCGAGTGTTGTCGCTTGCTTTCGTCCCTTTTGCAGGTTGGCTTACAGGCAATCCGTTAACAGTCGAACAAATGCCCAGCTTCCTCATCACAGGTCTGGCAAGCACCTTCCTTGAAGGCGTGCTTGCGATGACATTCCTGCTGAGCAAGATGGGCCTGCCTACAGACATGGTGAATCTCTACATTGCCCTTGATCAGTTGGCTGTAGCACGTCTTGGCACACTGCTTGCATGCATGAGTGTGATCAGCCTTGTACTTGTTGGGACATGGATCAGCCTTGAGGGATTTCGATACAGATTATCGAAACTCTTACCAGTTGCTATCTCAATGCTAATCATACCAATATTCATCAGTGTGAATCGGTTTATTCTCAATCAAATTCCGCAACCAAGCAATCCATACCGAAGTCAACTCGAGACTCAAGGCTTTGTTCTGGCCAAAGAGAAAGCAGAGCTAATCAAGGAACCAAAGCCACTCGAAGGAGCCGGTATCTGGCCATCAATGCAGGCTAGAGGAGCAATCCGTTATTGCATCCATAAGCAGGATTATCCAATGGCTTATCGCAATGCAAAACAAGAGTTAGTTGGTGCTGATGTTGAAACTGGGCTCTTATTTGCAGAAGATATGGGTATGAAAGCAAGTTTTATTCAAATCGATCACTTGGGTAATCAAAATAAGGTTAGACCAAATGGACTCGAGGCACTGAAGAATGAATTATGTGACCTAAAGCTATCCAGTGATATCATTGTACCTCAGGAGTCTGCTGAGGTGTTGTACACTTCAACCAATCAAAGCTACGGCATAGGATTGCTGTTAAAGGGGAGTCGATTCAGTAGTAAATATAGATGGAAAGAGATCAAGGCTATAAAAGGTTTTCGAGTTGGCCTCGAAGCTCATTCCCCGTACAGTATCAATTGGGTGCAACGATTGCTTCCGCACGCTATCTTGAATACATCGAAAGTAACGGCCGAGCTACTCAAGGAACTCAAAAATGATAATCTTGATGCAGTAATCATTTCGGCCCAGAAAGGTGCTGCTTGGAATGTACTCGAACCAAGCCTCACATTACTCGTACCAAAACCTACAAAAAGCTTGCCGACCGCAAGACAAGTTCCTGAAGATGCGATTGAGCTTTCGAGGGTTTGGAATCACTGGCTAAAGCTGCAGGGGTTTGACGGAACTAAAAATAAAGTTTATCAACACTGGGTTGAAGGGATTGCAGATGAGGGAAAATAA